The Haladaptatus cibarius D43 genome window below encodes:
- a CDS encoding chemotaxis protein CheD gives MKVYRSESSRQDAPIKVGVADYAVTSANTQLTTTGLGSCLGIALSDATAGVTGLAHVMLPSAPESRDGDEAKFVDTAIDGMLSQMTDAGGNVETIEAKIAGGSNMLELSGIGREIGTRNVEASKELLAEHGIPIVGEDTGGSHGRSLELHTDTAVLVVKSAHRGVNQI, from the coding sequence ATGAAAGTGTATCGGAGCGAGTCCTCACGTCAGGACGCCCCGATAAAAGTCGGCGTGGCGGATTACGCCGTGACGAGCGCAAATACACAACTGACGACGACTGGACTCGGTTCGTGTCTCGGCATCGCACTGTCGGATGCTACTGCCGGGGTGACGGGACTCGCACACGTCATGCTCCCGTCAGCACCCGAATCCCGCGACGGCGACGAAGCGAAATTCGTAGACACGGCTATCGACGGGATGCTTTCGCAGATGACCGATGCCGGCGGTAACGTCGAAACCATCGAAGCGAAAATCGCGGGGGGAAGCAACATGCTCGAACTCTCGGGAATCGGTCGGGAAATCGGAACCCGAAACGTCGAAGCCAGCAAGGAACTGTTGGCAGAACACGGCATTCCAATTGTGGGGGAAGACACTGGCGGAAGCCACGGCCGATCACTCGAACTCCACACCGACACGGCAGTGCTCGTCGTGAAAAGTGCCCACCGGGGAGTGAACCAGATTTGA
- a CDS encoding helix-turn-helix domain-containing protein, with protein sequence MSVRASQTAPIPDELASPRAKLVYLYLTTARSATLDELQNGLGLPKMSLYTIVRTLRERELVEQDGETVTLSN encoded by the coding sequence ATGAGCGTTAGAGCCTCACAGACTGCACCGATACCCGACGAGCTGGCGTCTCCCCGGGCGAAACTCGTCTATCTGTACCTCACGACAGCACGGAGCGCGACGTTGGACGAACTGCAAAACGGACTGGGACTGCCGAAGATGTCACTGTACACCATCGTTCGAACCCTGCGAGAGCGCGAACTGGTGGAACAGGACGGCGAAACGGTTACGTTATCGAACTAG
- a CDS encoding DUF7500 family protein: protein MGPARDESETETGKVLSADELDIENSENVVELDEGRYVIGAEGQPSVPNAPDSSAITSASASDSASPPSTQFSDSGAPTASASEPTPNPPQQQSGDVAETDVQPPQEPQEQQPAQESTIDSSDVRRWLEKDLGDVDSRYGFHISSKSEGAISHQQMFSDDVGTVFDGLLMWYAQQVDRSTAVEDVLGILLMESNVRVRYSPRCFRGVLEAHDLSPDDSIADLFEAIRDANGVVFPPEADR from the coding sequence ATGGGGCCAGCGCGGGACGAATCCGAGACGGAAACGGGAAAAGTCCTTTCGGCGGACGAACTCGACATCGAGAACAGTGAAAACGTCGTCGAGCTAGACGAGGGACGCTACGTTATCGGTGCCGAAGGGCAACCGTCGGTACCCAACGCGCCCGATAGCTCGGCGATTACGTCCGCGTCTGCATCCGATTCGGCATCCCCGCCATCGACGCAATTCTCCGATTCTGGCGCGCCGACTGCATCTGCATCGGAACCGACACCGAATCCGCCACAGCAACAATCCGGTGATGTTGCTGAAACCGATGTGCAACCGCCACAAGAACCGCAAGAGCAGCAACCGGCACAAGAGTCCACAATCGATTCCAGCGACGTTCGCAGGTGGTTGGAAAAAGACTTGGGCGACGTGGACTCTCGCTACGGATTTCATATCTCCAGCAAATCCGAAGGGGCAATCAGTCACCAGCAGATGTTTTCCGACGACGTGGGAACCGTCTTCGACGGCCTGCTCATGTGGTACGCCCAGCAGGTCGATAGGAGTACGGCGGTCGAAGACGTTCTCGGCATCCTCCTGATGGAGTCGAACGTCAGGGTGCGCTATTCGCCGCGCTGTTTCCGCGGCGTCCTCGAAGCGCACGACCTCTCGCCGGACGACAGCATCGCCGACCTGTTCGAGGCGATTCGGGACGCGAACGGCGTCGTGTTCCCGCCGGAAGCCGACCGGTAA
- a CDS encoding CheR family methyltransferase: MNAFEELLSYVETELGFATSHYDESYLDRRVSSRMRRTDIEGHRQYLRRLKTDESEREALLDALSVNVTSFFRNPKVWEEIGTVLESVSENRRKIKLWSAACSDGREPYSMALLVVSNPEIQHRNVEITATDIDREVLSHARQGVYHSTRTTDIAEQLATLSGYEEFVRQDDSRYEVSERVKGLVRFEHHDLINGRSKSNFDLVSCRNLFIYINAEHKLPMLRTITDSLRDGGYLVIGKTETLPELLKDEYEPVDKRLRIYRKR, from the coding sequence TTGAACGCATTCGAAGAGTTACTCTCGTATGTAGAGACGGAACTCGGATTTGCAACGAGTCATTACGACGAGTCGTATTTAGACCGGCGCGTCTCCTCTCGGATGCGTCGAACCGACATCGAGGGACATCGACAGTACCTCCGCCGACTGAAGACGGACGAATCAGAACGGGAAGCCCTCCTCGATGCGCTGTCGGTCAACGTGACGAGTTTCTTCCGAAACCCGAAAGTGTGGGAGGAAATTGGGACTGTTCTCGAATCGGTTTCGGAGAACCGACGCAAAATCAAGCTCTGGAGTGCGGCCTGTTCCGACGGCCGCGAACCGTATTCGATGGCACTGCTCGTCGTCTCAAATCCGGAGATTCAGCACAGAAACGTCGAGATTACTGCGACTGACATCGACCGGGAAGTGCTTTCCCACGCACGACAGGGCGTCTATCACAGCACTCGAACGACCGACATCGCGGAACAACTCGCCACACTTTCGGGATACGAAGAATTCGTTCGACAGGACGATTCTCGATACGAGGTTTCAGAGCGCGTCAAAGGATTGGTTCGGTTCGAACACCACGATCTGATAAACGGCCGGTCGAAATCGAATTTCGACCTCGTCTCCTGTCGCAACCTGTTCATCTACATCAACGCCGAACACAAACTGCCGATGCTCCGGACGATTACCGATTCGCTTCGGGACGGTGGCTATCTCGTCATCGGCAAGACTGAGACGCTTCCGGAACTGTTGAAAGACGAGTACGAACCGGTCGATAAGCGGTTGCGTATCTACCGGAAGCGATGA
- the cheY gene encoding chemotaxis protein CheY, giving the protein MANDVLIVDDSEFMRNLLREILEENFEIADEAENGVEAIELYKEKQPDFVMMDIVMPIRDGIEATSEIKGFDSGAKVIMCTSIGQEEKMKKAVKAGADGYITKPFQKPSVMEAINDVISA; this is encoded by the coding sequence ATGGCGAATGACGTACTAATTGTCGACGACTCAGAATTTATGCGGAACCTGCTACGCGAGATTCTGGAGGAGAACTTCGAAATAGCTGACGAGGCCGAAAACGGCGTCGAGGCGATCGAACTGTACAAGGAGAAACAGCCGGACTTCGTGATGATGGACATCGTGATGCCGATTCGAGACGGTATCGAAGCGACATCCGAAATCAAAGGTTTCGATTCGGGGGCGAAAGTCATCATGTGTACGAGTATCGGACAGGAAGAGAAAATGAAGAAGGCGGTCAAGGCCGGTGCGGATGGTTACATCACGAAACCGTTCCAGAAACCCAGCGTGATGGAAGCCATCAACGACGTTATCTCAGCATGA
- a CDS encoding GNAT family N-acetyltransferase, whose translation MVTIEAATSGDMDTVTDLWVELACDQRAHGSHFLPDENRDTIRDSVARHVIENTLLVARETDIVGFVMFDLQSGMYEQATTRGIIQNVYVEPEHRDSGIGSELLDAAETALVERGAERLALEVMAKNKNARRLYQSRGYEPHRIELEKSVENDNHSKE comes from the coding sequence ATGGTCACGATAGAGGCGGCGACGAGCGGGGACATGGACACCGTCACCGACCTCTGGGTCGAACTCGCGTGCGACCAACGTGCGCACGGTTCACATTTTCTTCCGGACGAGAACCGCGACACTATCCGCGACAGCGTCGCTCGGCACGTCATCGAAAACACCCTGCTCGTTGCCCGTGAGACTGACATCGTCGGATTCGTGATGTTCGACCTGCAATCGGGGATGTACGAACAGGCGACGACTCGCGGCATCATCCAGAACGTCTACGTCGAACCCGAACACCGCGATTCGGGAATCGGTTCGGAACTGTTGGACGCCGCCGAAACGGCACTCGTCGAGCGCGGGGCCGAGCGGTTGGCCTTGGAAGTGATGGCGAAGAACAAAAACGCCCGAAGACTGTACCAAAGTCGGGGGTACGAACCGCATCGAATCGAGCTGGAAAAATCGGTCGAAAACGATAACCACTCAAAGGAGTAG
- a CDS encoding chemotaxis protein CheW translates to MSATEQEPVDEGEPVAETQVVEFRLGDDICAINIDQVDSIVEVKRVTRIPRTSDSIEGVMDLRGETTAIIDPKQFLSVDSDERGEGVLVLDRPDDKQKIGIRVDEVLDVTAHAEKHIDTGDELENLSTRGIRDQIAHGIIRKPTDEGLDLVIWVDIDKMIDSLN, encoded by the coding sequence ATGAGCGCAACGGAACAGGAACCTGTGGACGAGGGCGAACCGGTTGCGGAGACGCAGGTCGTCGAATTTCGACTCGGCGACGACATCTGCGCGATAAATATCGACCAAGTGGACAGCATCGTGGAGGTAAAACGGGTCACGCGGATTCCGCGCACGTCCGACTCCATCGAGGGCGTGATGGATTTGCGCGGCGAGACGACGGCCATCATCGACCCGAAACAGTTCCTTTCGGTCGATTCCGACGAGCGCGGGGAAGGCGTACTCGTCTTAGATCGTCCGGACGACAAGCAGAAAATCGGCATCCGCGTGGACGAAGTTCTCGACGTGACGGCGCACGCCGAAAAGCACATCGACACGGGCGACGAGTTGGAAAATCTCAGCACGCGGGGAATTCGCGACCAAATCGCTCACGGAATTATCCGGAAACCGACCGATGAGGGTCTCGACTTGGTCATTTGGGTCGATATTGACAAGATGATTGACAGCCTCAACTGA
- a CDS encoding PH domain-containing protein: protein MNRSLNAKPSTTRPLLALILTTLLPLMGLAFLNWHFGTLQLLYWLEIWTVLFWSAVEILFAERTHDPTKALALEDEVLQFEGFRRKIGELEIAGGYPPVYPRNASTAVRLLLGGAVPLVILSLALDPLGWLSFGALTKLSTVTMLFVAGCCFVSRGIVVREASLGRRQFERVSDLGLYQQAGQYFLFVGGLVLLMAADRASPPTIFVLFVLVKLGYELLRHRPGRIPKHWNRVTRYFRDEPNWIEPTCIESPEGKPSIEISANRETVARAGVARAFLSDLMKYWYYGLLGPLWVVSFAGILAVGSDLWWMAGVMAITTVVLTVAFVPVKTAEYVAEYGHMTYRVYDDEIVGYDEWLTEVQWRLEFRDVTEISIQQGRIDRRLGTRTIELETKDGRRIRLANLPEGHAIHEDVKHRIR from the coding sequence ATGAATCGGAGTCTGAACGCGAAGCCATCCACCACACGGCCACTGCTTGCGCTCATCCTGACAACCCTCCTTCCGTTGATGGGCCTCGCGTTTTTGAACTGGCATTTCGGAACCCTTCAACTGCTGTACTGGCTAGAAATCTGGACAGTTCTCTTCTGGTCTGCGGTGGAAATCCTGTTCGCAGAACGAACGCACGACCCCACAAAAGCGTTGGCACTCGAAGACGAAGTGCTTCAGTTCGAGGGATTCAGGCGGAAAATCGGGGAACTCGAAATCGCGGGGGGCTACCCACCAGTGTATCCGCGGAACGCTTCGACAGCAGTTCGCCTCCTCCTCGGCGGCGCAGTACCGCTGGTGATTCTCTCACTCGCGCTCGACCCACTCGGATGGCTCAGTTTCGGCGCTCTCACGAAACTTTCGACGGTGACGATGCTGTTCGTCGCTGGCTGTTGTTTCGTCAGTCGTGGAATCGTGGTTCGGGAGGCCTCCCTCGGACGGCGACAGTTCGAAAGGGTTTCCGACCTCGGTCTGTACCAGCAGGCGGGACAGTATTTCCTCTTCGTCGGCGGCTTGGTGCTGTTGATGGCCGCCGACAGGGCCTCCCCACCGACGATATTCGTGCTATTCGTGCTGGTGAAACTCGGCTACGAACTGCTTCGCCACCGTCCCGGTCGAATCCCGAAACACTGGAACCGAGTGACGCGGTATTTTCGAGACGAACCGAACTGGATAGAACCCACTTGTATCGAATCGCCGGAGGGGAAACCGAGTATCGAAATCTCCGCAAATCGTGAAACCGTTGCCCGAGCGGGTGTCGCTCGCGCATTCCTGTCCGATTTGATGAAATACTGGTACTACGGCCTGCTCGGGCCGCTGTGGGTCGTCAGTTTCGCGGGGATTCTTGCGGTCGGAAGCGACCTGTGGTGGATGGCCGGGGTGATGGCGATTACGACAGTTGTTCTCACTGTCGCGTTCGTTCCGGTGAAAACCGCAGAGTACGTCGCCGAATACGGTCACATGACCTATCGTGTGTACGACGACGAAATCGTGGGGTACGACGAGTGGTTGACCGAAGTGCAGTGGCGACTCGAATTTCGGGATGTTACCGAGATTTCGATTCAGCAGGGGCGTATCGACCGCCGACTCGGAACGCGGACGATAGAACTCGAAACAAAAGACGGTCGGCGGATTCGACTCGCCAACCTTCCCGAGGGACACGCCATTCACGAGGATGTGAAACATCGCATTCGATAA
- a CDS encoding chemotaxis protein CheC, translating into MSLKIDIRKLSLFNRMAKQGANTVANHLNQMTGMETEMEITKTNFIDIRDIRSHMGHEKQVGIHIELVEQPYGYILFLFSAASAKQLAHGMMGGMGEPAKKGFSDMEKSAVQEIGNIMTSGFIDGWANVLQTTIDFSTPTFTYGPSSRIVESLVGHRDDDVAMVLDSRVCVPDSNVEVKVYTFPELEELVTMMRRIEV; encoded by the coding sequence ATGAGCCTGAAAATCGACATTCGGAAGTTGAGCCTGTTCAACAGGATGGCGAAACAGGGGGCGAACACGGTCGCAAATCACCTGAATCAGATGACGGGGATGGAAACCGAGATGGAGATAACGAAAACGAACTTCATCGACATCCGCGACATCCGCTCGCACATGGGCCACGAGAAACAGGTCGGCATCCACATCGAACTGGTCGAACAGCCCTACGGCTACATTCTGTTTTTGTTCTCCGCGGCGAGCGCGAAGCAACTCGCACACGGGATGATGGGTGGGATGGGCGAACCCGCAAAAAAGGGGTTCAGCGACATGGAGAAATCTGCAGTCCAGGAAATCGGCAACATCATGACGAGCGGGTTTATCGACGGGTGGGCAAACGTGCTTCAGACCACTATCGACTTCTCGACGCCGACGTTCACCTACGGCCCATCGAGTCGAATCGTGGAATCGCTGGTCGGCCACCGCGACGACGACGTCGCAATGGTGCTCGATTCGCGCGTCTGTGTGCCGGACTCGAACGTCGAGGTGAAGGTGTACACCTTCCCCGAACTCGAAGAACTCGTCACGATGATGCGGAGGATAGAGGTGTAA
- the cheA gene encoding chemotaxis protein CheA has product MDEYIQDFIRESEENITELNNSLLELEDDPNDEEAMDSIFRTAHTLKGNFAAMGFQDASNLAHAIEDLLDEIRQGRMEVTSEIMDHVFAGVDQIEVILGEIEEHGESKTDPSATIQEIRAILEGGGVESASEAAGDTEVDGDTETSHDATTALAELDNPAALADVDDVRHARVEMGDSQMKGVDAMFVLGSVTDEFDLLGAVPPLEAIDEGEYDDGFDLFLTGASADEISELLNGSSKVESASVSDVSDVSDVSDEVSDAAEADTESEPESGSEPDTADDAEFSFESEVDSASVESATATDEPPTDAPASSSAVDEIHSVRVDVDQLDDLHGLVEQLVTSRIKLRRSVEQGELGSATDNLDELDKITSSLQDTVMDMRLVPLKKIVNKFPRLVRDLSRTQEKEIDFVMEGEDIELDRTILNEISDPLMHLLRNAVDHGIESPDVREANDKSPEGTIHLRGMRERDRVTIEVADDGGGIDADAVRTKAVSKGIMTRQEADALDDEDAYQLIFHAGFSTTEEITDVSGRGVGMDVVQNTIKRLDGDISVESELGEGTTISLSLPVTVAIVKVLFVESGEEEYGIPIKNVDEIRRMGAVQHVEGEEVITHDETVYPLIRLGQALDVPGETKNGDGMLVRVKESERQVAIHCDAVSRQEEVVVKPFEGILSGIPGLSGAAVLGEGDVVTILDVESL; this is encoded by the coding sequence ATGGACGAATACATACAGGATTTCATTCGTGAAAGCGAAGAGAACATCACAGAACTGAACAACTCACTGCTCGAACTCGAAGACGACCCGAACGACGAGGAGGCGATGGACTCCATCTTCCGAACCGCCCACACGCTGAAAGGCAACTTCGCGGCGATGGGGTTTCAGGACGCGAGCAACCTCGCGCACGCCATCGAAGACCTGCTGGACGAGATTCGACAGGGCCGAATGGAGGTCACCTCGGAAATTATGGATCACGTCTTCGCGGGCGTAGACCAAATCGAGGTCATCCTCGGCGAAATCGAAGAACACGGCGAGTCGAAAACCGACCCGAGCGCGACGATTCAGGAGATTCGCGCGATACTGGAAGGCGGCGGCGTCGAATCGGCGAGCGAAGCCGCAGGCGACACCGAAGTCGATGGAGACACCGAAACGAGCCACGATGCCACAACCGCACTCGCGGAACTCGACAATCCGGCCGCACTCGCTGACGTAGACGACGTGCGCCACGCCCGCGTGGAGATGGGCGATTCGCAGATGAAAGGCGTGGACGCGATGTTCGTCCTCGGCAGCGTTACCGACGAGTTCGACTTGCTCGGGGCGGTTCCACCCCTCGAAGCCATCGACGAGGGCGAGTACGACGACGGATTCGATCTGTTCCTCACGGGAGCCTCCGCGGACGAAATTTCGGAACTGCTGAACGGCAGTTCGAAGGTCGAATCGGCCAGCGTGAGCGACGTGAGCGACGTGAGCGACGTGAGCGACGAAGTTTCGGATGCGGCAGAAGCAGATACGGAAAGCGAACCCGAATCCGGTTCGGAACCGGACACGGCGGACGACGCCGAATTTTCGTTCGAATCCGAAGTGGATTCCGCATCGGTCGAATCAGCAACCGCCACCGACGAACCGCCGACGGACGCACCAGCGTCGTCGTCGGCAGTGGACGAAATCCACTCGGTTCGGGTAGACGTTGATCAACTCGACGATTTACACGGATTGGTCGAGCAGTTAGTGACCAGTCGCATCAAACTTCGGCGGTCGGTCGAACAGGGCGAACTCGGAAGCGCGACCGACAATCTGGACGAACTCGACAAGATTACGTCCAGTTTGCAGGACACGGTGATGGACATGCGGCTTGTCCCGCTGAAGAAAATCGTCAATAAGTTCCCGCGACTGGTTCGTGACCTCTCGCGGACACAGGAGAAAGAAATCGACTTCGTGATGGAGGGCGAGGACATCGAACTCGACCGCACCATCCTGAACGAAATCAGCGACCCGCTGATGCACCTGCTCCGGAACGCGGTCGACCATGGTATCGAATCGCCCGACGTGCGCGAGGCGAACGACAAATCGCCCGAGGGAACGATTCACCTCCGCGGCATGCGCGAACGCGACCGTGTGACCATCGAAGTCGCCGACGACGGTGGCGGCATCGACGCCGACGCCGTCCGAACCAAGGCGGTCAGCAAGGGAATCATGACCCGACAGGAGGCGGACGCACTGGACGACGAGGATGCGTACCAACTCATCTTCCACGCCGGATTCTCGACCACGGAAGAAATCACCGACGTGAGCGGTCGCGGCGTCGGCATGGACGTGGTGCAGAACACCATCAAGCGACTCGACGGCGACATCAGCGTCGAGAGCGAACTCGGCGAAGGAACGACCATCAGCCTCTCGCTTCCGGTCACAGTCGCAATCGTCAAGGTGCTGTTCGTGGAGTCCGGCGAAGAAGAGTACGGCATCCCCATCAAGAACGTGGACGAGATTCGTCGGATGGGTGCCGTCCAGCACGTCGAAGGCGAGGAAGTCATCACGCACGACGAGACGGTGTACCCGCTCATTCGACTCGGACAGGCGCTCGACGTGCCCGGTGAGACGAAAAACGGCGACGGAATGCTCGTTCGGGTCAAGGAATCCGAGCGACAGGTCGCCATCCACTGCGATGCCGTAAGTAGACAGGAGGAAGTCGTCGTCAAACCGTTCGAAGGCATTCTCTCCGGTATTCCGGGGCTGTCCGGCGCGGCGGTGCTTGGAGAAGGTGACGTCGTGACCATCCTCGACGTGGAGAGTCTCTAA
- the bcp gene encoding thioredoxin-dependent thiol peroxidase produces MLNPGQQAPSFELPNHAGETVSLDDFDGRVVVYFYPRADTAGCTTEACGFRDSWGEFEKRGIPVLGISDDPISDLDKFREKHDLPFHLLSDESGAVASAYDSYGEKNMFGNTFDGVFRNTFVVGSDGKIEHVFDDVSPDGHATEILSTLE; encoded by the coding sequence ATGCTCAACCCCGGCCAACAGGCACCATCGTTCGAACTCCCGAATCATGCGGGTGAAACGGTTTCACTCGACGACTTCGACGGCAGAGTCGTCGTCTACTTCTATCCGCGCGCCGACACCGCCGGTTGCACCACGGAGGCGTGTGGCTTCCGCGATTCGTGGGGGGAGTTCGAAAAACGTGGCATCCCTGTCCTCGGAATCAGCGACGACCCGATTTCCGACCTTGACAAATTCCGCGAGAAACACGACCTCCCATTTCACCTGCTCAGCGACGAATCCGGAGCAGTCGCAAGCGCCTACGACTCCTACGGTGAGAAAAACATGTTCGGCAACACCTTCGACGGCGTTTTCCGAAACACGTTCGTCGTCGGTTCCGACGGAAAAATCGAACACGTCTTCGACGATGTCTCGCCCGACGGTCACGCCACGGAAATCCTTTCGACGCTCGAATGA
- a CDS encoding chemotaxis protein CheC, which translates to MQVDIQELGAVNRMAHEGAERAASHLSAMTDIETFVDVTRTHVQTTPERDDSTASARADSTAQQSGLATPDENRRVGVIIELDGGLRGRTAFTFSRESVERVREILAPGADDMDESLVRELGNVMAGGFVDGWADYLGTTIDISPPTYVDGTPELDADGPTFVFASEVGAVDESVSFSVQLSPEPDCMTDILSGDGETVSVENLSNFDEMTRIGAISVAENLSMMTGIDTTVDITNVNFVPVEEVSEGMGETMCVGVVFELESAPGGFVLILFDESSAHDVARAMVPSDNGEEFDEMEKNAIREMGNIMASSFIDGWANALESTIDISTPKFAHDMGGAIVDPLVAHLGQSQQFAFVSDATIRADDETFDCTLYALPDESDLRDALSSLDTDVSAERVTKAGRL; encoded by the coding sequence ATGCAGGTAGATATTCAGGAACTCGGTGCCGTCAACCGGATGGCACACGAGGGAGCGGAGCGCGCCGCTTCGCATCTGTCCGCGATGACGGACATCGAGACGTTCGTGGACGTGACGCGGACGCACGTACAAACGACTCCCGAACGGGACGATTCGACTGCTTCTGCACGAGCAGACTCGACTGCACAGCAGTCGGGTCTGGCGACGCCGGACGAGAATCGGCGCGTCGGCGTCATCATCGAACTCGACGGCGGTCTGCGCGGGAGAACTGCGTTCACGTTCTCCAGAGAGAGCGTGGAACGGGTTCGGGAAATCCTCGCTCCGGGGGCAGACGACATGGACGAAAGTCTCGTCCGCGAACTCGGCAACGTGATGGCCGGTGGCTTCGTCGACGGCTGGGCCGACTACCTCGGCACGACCATCGACATCTCGCCGCCGACCTACGTCGATGGAACGCCGGAACTCGATGCGGACGGCCCGACGTTCGTCTTCGCCAGCGAAGTCGGTGCGGTCGATGAATCCGTTTCGTTCAGCGTTCAGTTGTCGCCAGAACCGGACTGCATGACCGATATCCTGTCCGGTGACGGCGAGACGGTTTCCGTCGAGAATCTGTCGAACTTCGACGAGATGACCCGCATCGGCGCGATTTCGGTCGCGGAGAACCTGTCGATGATGACGGGTATCGACACGACAGTGGACATTACGAACGTGAACTTCGTCCCCGTCGAAGAGGTTTCGGAGGGGATGGGCGAAACGATGTGCGTCGGGGTGGTGTTCGAACTCGAAAGCGCGCCCGGTGGGTTCGTGTTGATACTGTTCGACGAGTCGTCGGCCCACGACGTCGCTCGGGCGATGGTTCCGAGCGACAACGGCGAGGAGTTCGACGAAATGGAAAAAAACGCCATTCGGGAGATGGGGAACATCATGGCGAGTAGCTTCATCGACGGGTGGGCGAACGCTCTCGAATCGACCATCGACATTTCCACGCCGAAGTTCGCCCACGACATGGGTGGTGCAATCGTTGACCCGCTCGTGGCTCATCTCGGCCAGTCACAGCAGTTCGCGTTCGTCTCGGATGCAACTATCCGCGCCGACGACGAGACGTTCGACTGCACGCTGTACGCACTTCCTGACGAATCTGATCTCCGCGATGCGCTCTCCTCACTCGATACGGACGTGAGTGCCGAGCGAGTGACGAAGGCAGGCAGATTATGA
- the cheB gene encoding chemotaxis-specific protein-glutamate methyltransferase CheB codes for MTRAVVVDDSHFMRTVISDILESGGIEVVAQATDGREAVSAVAEHEPDVVTMDVEMPEMNGIEAVAAIMDETPTPVLMLSAHTEKGAEATFEALDRGAIDVLAKPGGEVSTGISAHKDDLVDKVRSVARADVSAGTPSDSATTPIERDETYVENATVVIGASTGGPRVVESVLSGLPRSANLRVLIVQHMPDSFTDRFAKRLDGRTEYDVREARDGDRIGGGEALVARGDYHMAVSNYAKGRLRVRLTQDEQRHGVRPAIDVTMETAAKTISDPLTGVVLTGMGADGAVGIEAIKGAGGQTIAQDEATCSVFGIPARAIETGCVDEVLPADGVSGGILSTVRKPT; via the coding sequence ATGACGCGGGCGGTCGTCGTAGACGACTCCCACTTCATGCGCACCGTCATCTCCGACATTCTCGAATCGGGGGGTATCGAGGTGGTCGCACAAGCAACCGACGGCAGAGAAGCCGTGTCCGCCGTCGCCGAACACGAACCCGACGTGGTGACGATGGACGTGGAAATGCCCGAAATGAACGGCATCGAAGCCGTTGCCGCCATCATGGACGAAACGCCGACGCCGGTTCTCATGCTTTCGGCGCACACCGAGAAAGGCGCGGAAGCGACCTTTGAAGCACTCGACCGGGGCGCAATCGACGTGCTGGCGAAACCCGGCGGTGAGGTTTCGACCGGGATTTCGGCCCACAAGGACGACCTCGTGGACAAAGTTCGCTCCGTCGCGCGCGCCGACGTTTCGGCGGGCACACCGAGCGATTCGGCGACCACGCCAATCGAGCGCGACGAAACATACGTCGAAAACGCGACGGTCGTCATCGGCGCTTCGACCGGCGGGCCGCGGGTCGTAGAGAGCGTTCTCTCGGGACTTCCTCGCTCGGCGAACCTGCGCGTGCTCATCGTACAACACATGCCCGACAGTTTTACTGACAGATTCGCGAAACGGTTGGACGGGAGAACTGAATACGACGTTCGGGAGGCCCGAGACGGCGACAGAATCGGCGGCGGGGAAGCCCTCGTCGCGCGCGGCGATTACCACATGGCAGTATCGAACTACGCCAAAGGCCGACTTCGCGTCCGACTGACACAGGACGAGCAACGCCACGGCGTGCGCCCCGCCATCGACGTGACGATGGAGACGGCCGCAAAGACGATTTCAGACCCGCTTACCGGCGTCGTCCTCACCGGAATGGGTGCGGACGGTGCAGTCGGCATCGAAGCCATCAAAGGCGCAGGTGGGCAGACCATCGCGCAGGACGAAGCGACCTGTTCGGTGTTCGGTATTCCGGCGAGAGCCATCGAAACGGGATGTGTCGATGAGGTGCTTCCCGCAGACGGTGTCTCCGGTGGAATACTTTCGACAGTACGCAAACCAACGTGA